Proteins encoded together in one Tripterygium wilfordii isolate XIE 37 chromosome 14, ASM1340144v1, whole genome shotgun sequence window:
- the LOC120015781 gene encoding glycine-rich protein 5-like, with amino-acid sequence MGVASHFVVVTLLCVLIVNGVVVIADDDHGVGVKDDKKAFFHRPLYKKGFRHGRFGGGGIGGGAGGGYGGGGGIGGGAGGGFGGGGGVGGGAGGGIGGGAGGGYGGGAGGGLGGGAGGGGGLGGGGGLGGGLGGGAGGGGGLGGGGGLGGGGGAGGGGGLGGGGGAGGGGGGAGGGFGAGGGAGGGIGGGGGGGFGGGGGFGSGGGGGFGGGFGAGGGGHH; translated from the exons ATGGGTGTTGCTTCCCACTTTGTTGTGGTTACTCTCTTGTGTGTGCTTATTGTGAATGGTGTAGTTGTTATTGCTGATGATGACCACGGTGTTGGGGTAAAGGATGACAAGAAGGCATTCTTTCATCGGCCCCTTTATAAGAAGGGTTTTAGGCATGGAAGGTTTGGTGGAGGAGGCATTGGCGGTGGAGCTGGTGGCGgctatggtggtggtggaggcatTGGTGGGGGAGCTGGTGGTggatttggtggtggtggtggcgtaGGTGGGGGTGCTGGTGGTGGTATTGGTGGGGGCGCTGGTGGAGGCTATGGGGGTGGTGCTGGGGGAG GTCTAGGTGGGGGTGCAGGTGGTGGAGGAGGGcttggaggaggtggaggacttggtggtg GTCTAGGTGGGGGTGCAGGTGGTGGGGGAGGgcttggaggaggaggagggctTGGGGGAGGTGGTGGTgctggaggaggtggaggacttggtggtggtggtggtgccggaggaggaggtggaggtgcTGGAGGAGGGTTTGGAGCTGGTGGAGGTGCTGGCGGTGGAAtaggtggtggaggaggaggagggttcGGAGGAGGTGGTGGCTTcggcagtggtggtggtggtggcttCGGCGGTGGATTTGGAGCTGGTGGTGGTGGCCATCATTAA